One stretch of Oceanimonas pelagia DNA includes these proteins:
- the asd gene encoding archaetidylserine decarboxylase (Phosphatidylserine decarboxylase is synthesized as a single chain precursor. Generation of the pyruvoyl active site from a Ser is coupled to cleavage of a Gly-Ser bond between the larger (beta) and smaller (alpha chains). It is an integral membrane protein.), producing the protein MKDHFKILLQYLLPKHLLSRLVGKLAAAEAGVLTQWLIKTFIRRYRVDMSEAVHSDPGHYKSFNDFFTRPLKDGVRPLVDGDEVLAMPVDGAISQLASIEQGRIIQAKGHDYSARALLGGDKALATPFMGGDFATIYLAPRDYHRIHMPLDGVLRTMVYVPGELFSVNPLTASRVPELFARNERVVCIFDTQAGPMAMVLVGATIVASIETVWAGTVTPPPGKRVQRWDYDADTAPRLAKGEEMGRFKLGSTVVCLFGPNAVALNDTLAPGTPTRMGTEFGRLVN; encoded by the coding sequence ATGAAAGACCATTTCAAGATTTTGCTGCAATACTTGCTGCCCAAGCACCTGCTGTCCCGCCTGGTGGGCAAGCTCGCCGCCGCCGAGGCCGGTGTGCTGACCCAGTGGCTGATTAAAACCTTTATTCGCCGCTACCGCGTGGACATGAGCGAAGCCGTTCATTCCGACCCCGGCCATTACAAAAGCTTCAACGACTTCTTTACCCGGCCCCTGAAAGACGGCGTGCGTCCGCTGGTGGACGGCGACGAAGTGCTGGCCATGCCGGTGGACGGCGCCATCAGCCAGCTGGCGTCCATTGAACAGGGCCGCATCATTCAGGCCAAGGGCCACGACTACAGTGCCCGCGCCCTGCTGGGCGGTGACAAGGCCCTGGCCACGCCCTTTATGGGCGGCGACTTCGCCACTATCTACCTGGCACCGCGGGACTATCACCGCATTCACATGCCCCTCGACGGCGTGCTCAGAACCATGGTGTACGTGCCCGGCGAGCTGTTCTCGGTCAACCCGCTCACCGCCTCGCGCGTGCCCGAACTGTTTGCCCGCAACGAGCGGGTGGTGTGCATTTTTGACACTCAGGCCGGCCCCATGGCCATGGTGCTGGTGGGCGCCACCATCGTCGCCAGCATTGAAACCGTCTGGGCCGGCACCGTGACCCCGCCCCCGGGCAAGCGGGTGCAGCGCTGGGACTACGATGCCGATACCGCGCCGCGCCTGGCCAAGGGGGAGGAAATGGGCCGGTTCAAGCTGGGCAGTACCGTGGTGTGCCTGTTCGGGCCCAATGCCGTGGCACTTAACGACACACTGGCTCCCGGCACCCCCACCCGCATGGGCACCGAGTTTGGCCGCCTGGTGAACTGA
- the rsgA gene encoding small ribosomal subunit biogenesis GTPase RsgA: MTKKKRLSKGQKRRVSDNHSRRLKKQQAEVIDDTLLGPPQEGVVISRFGQHADIEDSEGGIHRCNLRRTIGSLVTGDRVVWRPGTDALQGISGVVEAVHPRATVLTRPDYYDGIKPVAANIDQIVVVSAVLPELSCHIIDRYLVAAEDVEMPPMLVLNKVDLLSDVQRRDAERDLQRYRDIGYRVLLVSCDTGEGLNELQQALSSHTSIFVGQSGVGKSSLVNAVMPHVEAQTGAVSDNSGLGQHTTTTARLYHFPSGGSLIDSPGIREFSLWHLEPERVAWCFREFRDYLGGCRFRDCKHGADPGCLLQQAAADGRIHPERLESYHRIMNAMADKPDRYHPNS, from the coding sequence GTGACCAAGAAGAAACGCCTGAGCAAAGGCCAGAAACGCCGTGTAAGCGACAACCACAGCCGCCGGCTGAAAAAGCAGCAGGCCGAGGTGATCGACGACACTCTGCTGGGCCCGCCCCAGGAAGGGGTGGTGATCAGCCGTTTTGGCCAGCATGCCGATATTGAAGACAGCGAAGGCGGCATCCATCGCTGCAACCTGCGCCGCACCATTGGCTCCCTGGTGACCGGCGACCGGGTGGTGTGGCGCCCGGGCACCGACGCCCTGCAGGGCATCAGCGGTGTGGTGGAGGCGGTGCACCCGCGTGCCACCGTACTGACCCGCCCCGACTATTACGACGGCATCAAGCCGGTGGCCGCCAATATCGATCAGATTGTGGTGGTCTCCGCCGTGCTGCCGGAGCTGAGCTGCCATATTATCGACCGCTACCTGGTGGCCGCCGAAGACGTGGAGATGCCCCCCATGCTGGTGCTCAACAAGGTGGATCTGCTGAGCGACGTGCAACGCCGTGACGCCGAGCGCGATCTGCAGCGCTACCGCGACATCGGCTACCGGGTGCTGCTGGTGAGCTGCGATACCGGCGAAGGGCTGAACGAGCTGCAACAGGCGCTGAGCAGCCATACCAGCATCTTTGTGGGCCAGTCCGGGGTGGGCAAATCCTCGCTGGTGAACGCCGTCATGCCCCATGTGGAGGCCCAGACCGGGGCCGTGTCCGACAACTCGGGCCTGGGCCAGCACACCACCACCACCGCCCGGCTGTATCACTTTCCCTCCGGCGGCTCGTTAATCGACTCCCCCGGCATTCGCGAGTTTTCCCTCTGGCATCTGGAGCCCGAGCGGGTGGCCTGGTGTTTTCGCGAGTTTCGCGATTACCTGGGCGGCTGCCGCTTTCGCGACTGCAAGCATGGCGCCGACCCCGGCTGCCTGTTGCAGCAAGCCGCTGCCGACGGCCGCATTCACCCGGAGCGACTCGAGAGCTACCACCGCATTATGAACGCCATGGCGGACAAACCCGACCGCTATCATCCCAATTCCTGA